TATTAGTGTATTTATAAGGTGGTAGGGCCTTACATAATGATGAGACATTACCAGTCTGTCACTTCATCCCTTCCCTCTCCTTGACCCCTTTAAATAATAGTTAACAggttaaaaagattaaaaagacGTTCCTCCGGTTTTGTAGTAACATcttctgtgtctctgtttcCCCTGGCAGGTCATGTAAACAGATACGAGATCAATGGTTTGCAGTCTTGGATTTTAACTCACACCCTGTGGTTTGCAAACGCGTATTACTTCAGATGGTTCTCTCCTACCATCATCTTCGACAACTGGATTCCTCTGCTCTGGTGCACCAATATCCTGGGCTATGCAGTGTCCACGTTCGTGTTTATAAAGGCCTACTTGTTCCCCACCAACTCGAAAGACTGGTATGTGTTTTCATTTCTCTTAAGTGAACAAACTTAAGTAACGCATTACTCTgcaaacaatataaatacaggCGCATCCCTGCAAATCTGGAGTTGTAAAACCATTGCTATACAaattaaaagtacaaaaaaGCCCACTATCACTATTATTTGAGCACATGAAGCCTGATATAATCTTGTTAACATATCAAATACTAAATCCTGGTTGAAATTGTTCTAATAACTCTTTTAAAACTGTTGCAGCAAATTTACTGGCAATATCTTCTACGACTACATGATGGGAATTGAGTTTAATCCCCGCATCGGGAAGTGGTTTGATTTCAAACTGTTCTTCAACGGGCGCCCGGGGATCATCGCCTGGACCCTCGTCAACCTCTCCTTCGCTGCCAAACAGCAGGAGCTCTACGGTCAGGTGACCAACTCCATGATCCTGGTCAACGTTctccaggtgagagagagctttTTCATCCGCAGTCTTGCGCTATTTACACTGCGTTCTGGGGACCGAGAAAGTGTGTTCGTACAGTATTTAGTAAAGACCAGCTGAATTGTTATCCTaatgaattgtttttaattaactgcAGGCCATATATGTCTTGGATTTCTTCTGGAATGAGGCTTGGTACCTGAAGACCATCGATATCTGCCACGACCACTTCGGCTGGTACCTGGGCTGGGGCGATTGCGTCTGGTTGCCCTTCCTGTACACACTACAGGTTCGTCACCATTCCACTTATTTCCATGGCCACAAAAACATGCCAAAGCCAAGGACTGTAATAATCCAAGTCACATCTTCACAAACATCCCGACAACAAGGGCCACTGAACCCTTTCCTGGTCGTTCTTTGACTGGCAGTGTGTCTCCTCTTGTTTTGTCCTCAGGGTCTGTACCTGGTCTATCATCCAGTCCAGCTCTCCACTGCCAACGCTGTGGGAGTCCTGCTCTTAGGTCTGGTGGCCTATTACATCTTCAGGATGACCAATCACCAGAAAGACCTGTTCCGGCGCACGGAGGGCAAGTGCACGATCTGGGGCAGGGAGCCGGCATACATCCAGTGCAGCTACAGCTTGGTGGACGGCACAAAGCACCGCAGCAAGCTCATGATCTCCGGCTTCTGGGGCGTGGCGCGGCATTTCAACTACACCGGCGACCTGCTGGGCTCGCTGTCCTACTGCCTGGCCTGCGGATTCAGTCACCTGCTGCCCTACTTTTACATCATCTACATGACTATCCTGCTGGTGCACCGCTGCGTTCGCGACGAGCACCGCTGCTCCAGTAAATACGGCAAGGACTGGAAGCGCTACACAGATGCCGTGCCGTACCGCCTCGTGCCTGGCATTTTTTAGGTTGCAAAACTTTTATACGtcgaatatttttttttttgtgtggaaatTCTACCAAAACGTACATatctatgtattttttctgtgcTTTTGCTGTGGGAGGAGTTTTTGGGAATgtaggttgggggggggggggtgggagagATCACTGTAAAGGTTCCCTGTCATAGATAACATTTCAAGTTTTGATTGGTGAGGTGAGGAACtccagcagaaacacaacacTTCTTTGTCAAAGAGAAAAATGGTTAAGCACGTACTAGCGGACTATGACGGATTTCTGATTCCGTTGGCTTCATCTCAATGGATAGACATGCCTGCTTCAGAGATTAAACTGGTAACATCTTTTAGGTTCCCTTACTGGTGAGCTGAAAACATACTTCATACGTAGCAGAATTACATGCACCGGCATATAAAGGAGGACGTGgtttttataaaaaatgtaGCATTTTATGGGTTTTCAAATGCTAGGTAACCGTTCTAAAATTATCTGGATCTACAAATGTTCTAATAAAATGGCAGAAATAGTGCAGAAGCAACTAACTCTCCATGTGCCGGTGTGGTGGGGTGCTGAGCAATGCTGCCAATCTGGCATAGGCCGGGAAACAAGGCGGCCACATAGGAGGGCTGTCGGCTGCATCGACGCCTTACTGGGATTTTCCTGCACGGAGCCATTcgtgaaaacaaacacagaacgaGATTTTTAAAATGCTAAGTAATCTATTTTACTACTGGAAACAATTCCAATTTACTTTGAAACATACTTAAATCACTGTTAAGACCAGGAGAACTAAGGTCTTGAGTTACGtctgatttttaaatattttccagAAAAGGGAGCGAAACACAAACTGTATTTGTCTTGAACTGAAAAAGATTGTATTAAAGACTGTTGGGCGTTAATTCACTTTACATACTcctgtgtatttattgatgcatctcttatttatagatttttcaggtgtacatgtgtgttttttctaaCAGAACTCCAGGAAACCGATGACACCCTGAAAATCCGGGACTCAAAAACCAATCATACCTtagagcaaaaaaataaaataatgctatGGATTCCAGTCCACAGGTGCGGTTGTGTGTATCCAAGGGATGCACTTCAACAGCAGTCCAAAAACCGCACGATCGCCTAGAAATGAAAGAATGTGAAATGGGTCAGAATGGGTTTTGGGGGAAATTCTGCACGACCCATGACAGGATGCAACGCGGAGGAGAACCAGCTGTTGTGTGAGTAGCTGCTGTAGGAGGACTTTCTTGCTGAAGGCCCTGTTGACCACATCCATCCATAGACAACCCTAGCACAACACTATCAACACATTTCAGAACATTAATGCCAACACATTGGAGCAACGCTTGAGCTTTTTAGCCTGTCTTCCTTTTAGAAGCACACAATAAAAAAAGGACAAAATACGTTAAACAGGCATTTCAAAATATAGTATCCTGCTACATTATTTGCAAAAAGGCATGTATGCATAACTTAAACGCCTCAACCGACCCCTGGGACTGTGTATACATTCACAAACAAATCTGCCGGGTTTACACACAATCTTCATGTTTATCTTGGCTCTGGATGCGAGATTGTGAGCCATCCGTTTCTGTTTCTAAGGATAACGTCAGTTGTGATTATAATGCAGAGAACAGAAAACTGCAAACCGACAGGTAGGCACAATGCAAAATAAGACCCGAGAGCGGCTCTGTGGTCTCCTGAGGGCTCTGCGCAAAGCTGTTTACCCAGAAATCACTTCTGAGCTGGTGTGTGCGAGGCCATATGGGAGATAATTTAAACACCTACACAACAGCAAAATTAAGCTGTGTGGGTTGTCTTttttgagtttgtgtgtgtgtgtgtgtgtgtgtgtgtgtgtgagatgatTTTTAGTGCttactgtgtttaaaaaaatctgatcGAGTGAACgacagtaaattaataaaatatattttaatcagtatTGATGCTTTTAGCTTTTGGTTTTAAAGTAAACGAGaaaatttggaaatatacccTGAATGGTTAGGAGACAAGAAAATTGATGGTCCTAAAGGATTTAAGAGATCTGATGCACGAGAGCAGCAACACACATTTCGAAGCCCCGTCGTCTGTAACAAATAGGCACAGGTTGGAGCGGGatttcagtttatttacatttgagTTAGGCCAAGCGAGCGCATGTTGCTTCTTTCCATCTGCGCTCGCAACGTATAGGAGTGTGTGTTTAATTTAGCCGAGAATGGAGGAGCAAAGCCTAAATAAGTATAATATTTAGATGTGAAgtttttccatttatatttGACATATTATTTGCTCATTACACGATCAATACTTCTGAATTAGCAGTTTTCtgcattaaatgtattttttcttactctaATTAATGGTGTCTTCATCTGAAGAAGAGGTAGCCCATCAAATAACACCAGCAAGAAGATGAGCCGTAGCTAGAGAATGATGATGGACAAGTCACAATAAATGCCTGAAGGTAGAAAACTAAATTTTCATCACATTGACAGGACCTTGAAGACTCTTCTGTTTTAAGACAGCAGATGAGGCCTTTTTCAAGTGTTGACTCTGGACTCTGTTACTGTCTTTTATATTGATTGGTTAGTCTTAACATGAATGTGTGCCTTCCCAAAGTACAAAAGTACAATACATCTTTGTAGAATACATCTATTTAAAAGTGGCAACAAACATTTAGTACACAACCTCTGCTTGGGCAAGTCTGtagggaaaaaaacacagaaagaacAGACAATGTTATACGAAAGGGCAAATTTATTTAAAGCACTTTTTCCCTATATagaaaaatatgtttgttttaactcaacaataataataaatacagaacCTGCCATTTATCAGGCTCCCAAAGTACAGAAGTACAATCAATACCCAGTTTCACGATACAGCAAAGGCACTCGCATGACCGGACACTGGCAGGAAACGAAAAGTGGACGGTTTGGAGGGACACGGATCACGGTGTGGGttcggggggggtgggggtgataGCGTTCACAACGTCATCTTACGGCCCTCGTACAGGTGACGGGACCACCGATTGAGACCGCATTGTTTCCCTCGCTTTACTCTTCGGATGTGAACTTCCTTTACGAGTGTCTTTGAGAGTGAAGTAAATCCACAATCGGGACAGGCCTTACGCCAGCGTTAAGAAACGGGGGGCCTCGTGCTGATGGTATGCAGAGGTGGGGGGTGCAGGATTTATGTACACAGCACACAAATCATGATTCCGTAACCTTGGCATGAACCCTTTCCCCGCCCCCTGTCTCCCTTTAGCGTTTATGGgctgtatttatgtttaaatCCTCTTATTCCACTCATTGTCAAAAAGACCGCTTCCCTGCCTGAAAACTCATCCAGACATGCCTGTGTTCCCAGAAAACTGCTGATCCCTGGCCTGTAAGAGCAGCTGTGTGTGGCACGGCATTTTGCACATTTAGTTCTATGGTGTCCTATTACTATAAGCATTTTGTCCCGATTAACGGAGACACTATTCAGCGGCGAAGGTGCATTTCTCCAGGTGATTCCATCTTGTTATTTTCACTGCCAGTTGAAACAGCTTGACATTTACCATGTATGTGTCCTAAGGTAGCTGAAAAATTGATGCTTTTTCCAAGAATACCGACATGGGTACTCCAGGGATATTTTTCTAGGATTGTGTCTTTGGGCTACAAACAGATTATTAATATTGAAATGGACTGTTCAAATGGAGGGGAGAATGTACTGGACAGCTAAGGAGTTTCAGCGTTTTCATTTCCAGTCAATATAGAACAGACGCTGCATTATCGCTTCAAtttgggaaataaaaaaaatatgtccTTGAAAAATAATCTGGTCCTCAACAGCATGAAAGAAATTGTTAAGCAacaccaacaaaacaaatgcactCGGGTTCTCCAGATCTCCAGGCGGCTGCAAGGGGTCATTTAGCCAAACAAGTCCCTTAATATCGCGTTCAGATATTTCAGTAGCTTTAAGGCAAAATCATTTTCATGGGGAGGCGAGGGGGTTGAATCAATGTGGGTGGATTGAAAGACAAACCCACAGCTAGTCTTGCATCCATTATGGGCTTGTTTTGGTCCAGGGTGGCAACAGTTGTATATAACAGTTGAGGactacttttaaatgtatttaataactaAATAATTGTTAATATAATCTCAGGCACATCCCCGTAAAGGACATTTGCATTTACTGCCAATTAACATATAATTAAAAGTAACAAATGATTCCTAGATGATTGGAAAGTTCTGGCACAAGATATGGGATGTGGATTTCTCCGTGTGAAATGCTAATCTGTTTACTCTCGAGTGGGAATTCGGCACACATATGTGATACACGGGAGGCGAGGACAGCCGTGTTTCTTTGAGTGACAGAAAAAGCCACTTTGAGTTTATTCTTCATGAATGTGGATTTGTTCTGTAGTAACTTCATAAATATATTAcctgtgtaaaatgtatatatttgtgctGTATCTTTGATATCAtacctgtatttgtttttaaattacttaTTACACTTTCTTGGCTCAAAAGGCTGATAgtgcaattgttttttaaatgcaataaattGCATTTAGCATCTTCCTGTTGATGGCAAGACTGATAtgggaaaaaataatttaaatgaagCACAGTTGAGATTTTGAGTGGCCAATCAAAATGCACCCAAAGGAAATTAAAGTTACCAAACCGTCTGAACATTTCTGGAGGGTGTAGAACACAGATCCGACACCATTTTGGATCCTTCCCAGACAAACACTTGCACTCGACTAAATACGGGCAATACGGTTTCTTTGAAAGAGCAAAATATAGGAATAGAAAAGTAATGCAATTATTATGTCATAGTATAATCAAAACTTATACATCGTTA
The genomic region above belongs to Amia ocellicauda isolate fAmiCal2 chromosome 4, fAmiCal2.hap1, whole genome shotgun sequence and contains:
- the dhcr7 gene encoding 7-dehydrocholesterol reductase, yielding MAAPQASGSARRRARNPANGVGSADKEQLGQWGRAWEVDWCSLIAVISLLCLAPFIVFYFVMACDQYQCSVTAPALDLYSGKTSLSEIWNRAPSFSWTAAKIYAIWVVFQVLLYICIPDVCHQVLPGYMGGVQDGARTPAGHVNRYEINGLQSWILTHTLWFANAYYFRWFSPTIIFDNWIPLLWCTNILGYAVSTFVFIKAYLFPTNSKDCKFTGNIFYDYMMGIEFNPRIGKWFDFKLFFNGRPGIIAWTLVNLSFAAKQQELYGQVTNSMILVNVLQAIYVLDFFWNEAWYLKTIDICHDHFGWYLGWGDCVWLPFLYTLQGLYLVYHPVQLSTANAVGVLLLGLVAYYIFRMTNHQKDLFRRTEGKCTIWGREPAYIQCSYSLVDGTKHRSKLMISGFWGVARHFNYTGDLLGSLSYCLACGFSHLLPYFYIIYMTILLVHRCVRDEHRCSSKYGKDWKRYTDAVPYRLVPGIF